Part of the Arachis hypogaea cultivar Tifrunner chromosome 6, arahy.Tifrunner.gnm2.J5K5, whole genome shotgun sequence genome, TTTCGTGTGCATTTGTTTTTGAGCTTGTGTTCATTTAGCTAATGAGTGTTGTGTTGTGCAAGCATAGAAAATGCATAAATAGGCATTTTGTTTGGGTAGAAATGGAAGATGAGGTTAATTAATTTAATGAAACCACGAATTAATCACGTAATCATTATTCTGCGGCACTTCTTAATTGTGTTGAATGTGTTGATTTACTCACAACAGATACACTCATCAAAGACCGTATCTTAACATTTATGGATGTCATAGAATTGTGTGAAGAGCAGTTACTTTGCTTTTTATTATTACTTCACTTAAATTTGAGCTTAGGAATCAgaacaacacaacacaacacaatgCAAGATTAGATATATAAGATGCACTTTTTATGGTCCTTGCTGACTAAAGCAATTTTTGGGGTGAAATGATTTCATATTTATTATGTTTGTTTGATTCTGACACAAATAAATTCCCTGTGAGCAGGAAGAGCCTTCTGGATTTCTAAGCTTAAATAGAGTTATGAGCCTTGACAGGTCTTGTTCTACCATATGCTAAATTCAAGTCTCTAGATGTGGTTGCATTATTCTCTTTTGGTTCTTTTCTTTATCTAAAGATATTCATTCGGATTGTGAATTGTAGTTTGGAAGTTGATTTAAGCAAAGAACTCTCAACTCCTGTAAACCgcactctaaaccaacaaatagaGGAAGAAACTGATGTAAGTGATTTCTCTCTTCCATTGACTTTTCCCTGATTAGTATACCTCTGGAATTTAATGATTTATGATAAATCTTCAGTTTGTActtataattttcttttcctaTTGAGGTCTATATGGTATACAAGCTAAAGTagcttataaaaatataatactcAACATTGATTTATAATGTGAATATGTgatttattcatcttttttcctTAATTGAAATGTTGGTCAGGTTACTAAAAGCAAGAGAGTTATATGGAAGCTGGCACCAACGCGCCGTGAGCAAGAAAAATGGGATAGAGCTACCAAGGCTGCAACCGGAGGCAGTGTATTGCTTACACTCTTACTCCCTATCTTTTTCTTAatagattaaaataatttttagccaATTTAAGTAAGGAGAATAGAATATTTTAAGGTGTAATACATAGAGCTCAATAAATTTGACATGAAACAGGAAACTTAAgtcatatttatctattttaatatcTAAACGTTGCTTTCTAGTTTCTACTATACAAAGATCTGATATAGAGTAGCTATAGGATGTGATGTTTCGGGAAATAAGGCGTCCTCGTGAAGATCCGGAAGTATTGGCTGCTAAATCACAGGAGCAATATAATAAGGTACTTTACACCACTGTCTAGTCATTTTTTGTCGTTAGAAGTCATGTAAACTTCACTCTTGGTTCCTCTGCTTATTTGATttcagttgaaaacaaagttgCAATTCCTTACATTGGGTATAGGTGGCGTTGGTCTGGTTTCAGCTTATGTTTCTTATTCTCCTGAGATTGCAGCTAGGTACTTCAACTTGTTCATAAATCTGTCCTCTCTTCACTGTTGCTATCAAATATGGAACAATTTAGAGCTAACATTCTTCTGATATCCATTAGCCTTGCAGTAAACATAGTAAAAGAAACGTAGCTATGAATCGGAAACTGTTTAACACGTGGCATAAGACATTGAACAGATTCTAGATTAGTTATAGTTTGTTATTCCTGACAAGGGTTAGTCATATttctttatcattattatttctcAATGACTTAGACTTTTCTGTCATGTGTTCAGCTTCGGTGCTGGATTACTTGGTTCTCTGGCATACATTCGCATGCTGGGAAGTAGTGTGGACTCCCTAAAGACAGATGGTTCAAAAGCCCTTATCAAGTAATTAATAGATGATTGATATGCTATGGCGAATTTAGTTCAGTTCATAGATAAAGATGATTCTTTTGCCACCATGACTATTTGATTAATAAAGGTTAACGAGGAGTGTTAGGGGCAGCACTTTTGTTCAATTTTGGCCAGCACTTAAGCATCAAAAGGAAATTGAATGATTCTACACCATTAAATgcagtctcacaccattaaaaacatcattgatggctaattgatggttaaaaaccacaaaatctgctagTCCCCTAAACTTTCTtaagtttaattttgttaatatgtTTTCCTTTATAGTTTATCTTCCACTGTTTTGCATATAATACTAAATAAGTAAAAATTGTATTTATAAGTATATCCTTTCTTATCAAGAAAATGTTAGCAATAGATGTCAGTAAAAATTTGGATTTTATTCTTAAATCTTATCTGTTGATGTTCGCGGCATATTCTTAATTGATGTTACTTGCAGGGGAGCAATTGGGCAGCCGAGATTATTGGTTCCTGTCATATTAGTCATGGTTTATAACCGTTGGAATTCGTAAGTCCTCTCCCGGTTTTCAATTCAACAATTATTTACTTTCTTAATGAAATCTAATTAATCCGCATACAAATTTTCTGTACCTCTTAGGGATCCAAGTATAgcacttttctcttttattttttaattgtctTTTATTCATGAAGCTATTTTAATTTAGTGTTGAGACAAAATATCCAAATGTCTAGATTTTGAAAGAATGGTTAAACCGTAGTTTTCTTCACTGTATGATATTGATAagtctttatttcttttcttttctattggcAGAATTCTTGTTCCTGAATTCGGATCTATGCATTTAGAATTGATACCAATGCTAGTAGGCTTTTTCACATATAAGATTGCAACCTTTGTTCAAGCAATAGAGGATGCTCTCACCGTAGCTGTAAAGAAAACTTAAATATCATGAAAGTAATCTCTTCCTTCTGTCATTGAACATATTTGTTATATTTCTGCTTTCACATTATaggcttttatatttaattacatCAAGATACATGATTAAATTACATTCATATACATCAAGATACATGGTGTTTCATTATTTTCCACAAATCTACcgttgtctcttttttttttttttttttggcatgtCTATAATCTGCTCTATTCTTTGGTTGGGATATGCGCCTCCATTACTCCTGACCTTCAGTTTGCTCAATTGCCAATCACGGCTTCTGCGTGATGTTGCCAGcgttttcaaaaccccaaaaagtaagataaaataaaaaactgcCCAGCATTCTAAAAGTTTTTTCTCAGTTGTCCAGCTTTATCAACCATGGAGCTACTATTGTTGATCCTCATGTTCAATATTGAGCCAGAAAAAAGGTTTAATAATTGTTTTGAAAACGACCTGGTTTCAGCTAGGGATGGCAATATGTACCCTACCCACGGGTACCCAATCCGATCCCACCCGATCGGGTAGGGTTGTCAACCCGATCcgcagcgggtagggtagggAGCGGATAGGATAGAGTGTGGGTTGAGTTTCAACCTTACCTGACCAACCTgcactctatatatgtatatgttatatacttatataaaaatatgttttaagtggatgttgaaccaaaatcctctcactaaatgcaaaagatcttTAGCTactaaaagaaaatcattaattgataatttaatattttttttacataaaaattagttctattttaaattatcatcaagttatataataatagtgTATCTTTTCTGTAACTCGCAAGTAGAGTTAGAGTTGGATTCAAACCCTACTCTATCTTACCCATTGTCACCTCTAGTTTTAGCCTTCGTTGGATGCCAAATTAAAACGTCATCGTCTTACACTAGTCTTACGTGGCAAGAGAATGTTAGCTCATCATTGTGTTTGCTGAATCGGCGTTGGAATAGTACAATTGAAATTTTAGTGACCTATAGTATAGTTGGAATCTTATTGACCAATAGTGTAATAGTGTTTTGCTATcggataaaaattttattctaacCTTATGGGTTTTAATATCTTCAATCCAAATCTTATCTATATCTCACACTTTTCCATTCGATCCTATACGTAAGAAATAAATTTATAGTATTTGTTTCGATACGATAATACATTTATACGTACTGCTATAATAAAAACGTGAATAAATTTTAAAAcgtgaataaattaaaatataacacgTAAATTTTATTATCCACGTCAGGAAACTCCGCAATTGTATTTCAACTCACTTATATAGATTACCAAAATGACTAAAGAAAGATATAAGGCATTTTAGTATAAGAGACACGGTATATGTTTCAAAATCAGAGAATAAGGAAGCAAGAGGGAGAAAGAAGGGTCATCCTAACCTCACTTTTTATTCCCGAAGGTCCGAAACTAATGGCAAGCTATCTTGGGTGCAGGTTTTTTCAATCCTAAAGCCCTCTGTTTCAGAATGCACAACTATGGCGTTGATGGAtactgaaagactgagactgagagacagagtctaagagacagagactgaaataagttttagtattctgtttggtgccaagtgagagacaaaaattgaaacaagaataaaattctaatttaatttgcacaaaggataaaattgaaattaattaattaaaatgagagtattttatgtataaaatattattaaagtttcagtctctgttTCTAAAAATATCAGTCTCTTGTGTCCCTACATTTTGGAggcactgaaatactgaaattttggggacagagacagaaattttagtactagtctctgagccaacaaacatgatactgtgtCTCAGTCTCTTATCCCGGTActgcaaaacaaacgctacctaatagTTGTCTCACGTTAACATCACTGGTCCTACTAAtcacaaaatttgatttcaagcCTTCTATCAATATTACCAATTTTggagatattttttttttctaaatgagTATTGAATCAGGGCATATAAGAAAGTCCAACAAGTAATAGTATCTTTGAATTTGTGAAGCTGCCATCATTCTCTCAAAATTATCTGAGGTGGGTTCTTAAGCAACCATGCTATATCTACAAGCAAGACTAATGATGTATGCTTATGTGCAAAATCTTCACACAAGTTGCAGATGGAACCACCAGATGTAGACTGGAATAGTTTAGAATGACTacaatacaaaatttaaattaaaaaaaaaaaaactagcaaGACAAGCTATTGAATTAAGACAAGCTAAAGTCAAAATAAGactacaaatttttttttcttgaaggTGCGCCAACTAAATTAACTTGGTCATATAAACTATCTTCTTACTTTACTATTGTTGTTTTATCAAGATCACTCTCTTCATGATAATCATTAAATAGGAGATATGTTATTTTTTATCGTAAACCTTTTTCTGCCATTTGCTCTCATCTTCGTGTAGTTTTCAAATTAGAAACAAactttttacttttacttctcttgaGTTTGtctttttttagaaaagaaacaaGTAAGCATTATGAGATTAAAGCAAAAATATTAGTCAATTAATTTTTGTGTATATTAGTAAGAAATTTTTTCTTATGAACGAGACTGTTAAAATAAcagagaaaaatattaaaaattaatttgggtattaatttttttgggaaCTAAAATATtcactttaaaaatttttgggattgatttgagtaaTTACTTTACAGGAAAATAGACTAAGGACTAATTTGTTTGTTGGaataaaaccttaaaaattggtctgtgtattaatttttttttagaactaaaatattcacttttaaaatctttgaaaattaatttggataattaatcttaaaaaaagatattttagtcttttatcaaattaaataaaaagatagattttatttatattaaattataaaaatattttaataaatatattcatataatatatattttttaaaacaaaattaaatactaacataaaaaatattctccacttataattttattatttgtctatatttttaatatatttgtacGTATAAATTTATCTCCGTACTAAAATAAACACCTTGCATATATGCCTATATACAAGTTTGATTTTCACATAGTCAACTCCAAATCCTTCTGCAATACCTACGTAATGTTTTGGCTAAAAGGGGAGATAGGAAAATTTCTGAGATTATGGAATGATAGTTTTGCTCAAATGAAAGGTAAAGACTCAAGAATAAAGTTCCATTAGATGAAGAAAAACACAATTCTTTTTTTCCTTTGACATGAGAACATTATGAAGATTACATCACATGACCGTCTCAGTGAACAAATAACAATGGACTCACAAACATTACATAATCCGATATAGCCCTCTTTCATAATCATACAAAAACTAACCAATTTAATTACCCCTTGAATGCAACATTTTATTATAGAATCTTGAATGCATACTATCCCtttattatgattatgattattaatattattaagaaGCATTAAACGGAGGGGCCTTCAAGATGTTCCTTGATATGGTAACCGTCGCCAAAGGGTTTCTTGGAGAGTGAAAGGCGCACACCCGGGTCATGGTGGGAGCAAGAAGTGTTATAAAGAAGAGAGTTGTTGACACACTGCACATTGCTGTTCATGTAAGCAGCCATTGGGAACGAAGAAGTTCCTCTTCCTTTTCCATTCTTATGTTTCTGCTTCGAGCTACCTTCTCCGCCGCTCGAGCTCTCCCATTCGCTGCCGTGATCTGTAACAATTCCCTTCTTGTGAAGATAGATAGGTTCATGCTTCTTCTGGGATTGGACAAGTTCCATGTATGCTCCTCTGTTTTCCCCTGCAATTGTTATGACCTTCATCCCAGAGTCCTCTGAATCTGAAACCTTCCTATGAATGCTTTTCTCTTTGGATTCATGGCCGTGTTTTCCATGGTGGGTTGTTTCCCTGTGGAAATCGTTGTTGCCGTTGTGCCACTGGCGAGGCTTCTCAACGGTGCTCTGAACGAGAACGGTTTTGGGCTCTGCCTCCATGGGGATCTTAGGCTCTGTCTTCAGCTGAGAAGGTGGCAGGGTAAGAGGAGAGGGTGGTGGAGCAGATGGTTTGAACTTTGGGGATTGCATTGGGCTCTGAACAGGTTGCTTGATTGTTTTTGGAGATTCACGAGGAGGAGAATAAGAAGTGTTTGGTTTGCGAGACGGTGAAGTTGGAACTGATGAGGTGGTTATGACTGTAGCCTTTGGGATTGGAGAACTTGGCAGTGAGGAAGAAGGAGCCGGGGGTTTCTGAGCCGGCGATGAAGGGGCAGATGTTCTGGCATCCCCGGCGGCGACGCGTGATGGGGCTTCTTGCGCCGGGGTTGGTTCTTGAGGCTGAGTTTGAGGCGAGGATGGTGCCGAAGAAGTCCTGAATGTAGGAAGAGCCGCGAACGGACGTGGCTCTGGAGCTGGAGCAGGGGCGGGGGCGGGGGCGGGGGCAGGGGCGGGGGCGGCACGAATGGAGCTTAGGCGAAACCATGGACGAACCGGGGGTGGGTTAGCCATGGCTTGGTGGGTTGAGGTGGGAAGTTGTGAAGCCTtaaaaagaagaaatgagaaaATGTATTGAGATGGAAGATGGTAAGTATGGGTGCAAAATGATTGTTATTTATAGAATCCAAAGTAAATAAACGTATAACTTGTGTGAGGTTGAAACATAAAGGCCGCGAATTATGTATCCGAGTGAGACCACTCCAATGCAAAATTAAAATAGGGAAAGCATCGGATTCAATATGGCCAGCTGACACAAGCTCATATACCTCATAAAGCAAGGTTCGAATCACAGTTTTGAGTCATTCGAAATTTACTGTCTTGTGTTCCTGTCTCACCCCAAATATGTTATACCTAATAATCAAGAATCATACTACTTATTACATAGCTCCTTGCAGTTTATAGGATCATTCATACGTCTCAATTCTCGTACTGACAGTGTTTGGCATGCTTCTGACTTTGCTTGTTTAGTTAGCCAAGTAGCGATACCCTCTTGCCTTGCATTGCCTTTACATACTTTTCCTTCTTTGGAAGATGCTTCAGTTCATGGAGCTTCCTTGCCAATGCCAATAGAGTGGTGTAATGTAAACGACTCACATGCAGGCTATCATATCCTATCCTATCTCAGCGTTTCACAAGAAAAGAACCGCCAAGTGGGTCCTTTCTTATACTGTGTTATTGCCTTCTGTTTGTTCCTTCTTTGGTTAAAGATGGttcctatttaattaattaactaaagaaTGCTGGCTAAGGTTCCAAACTATCACGTACAATGATTCTTTGTTTCCGACTCAATATATATAGTTTAAACGATGGTCATAATGTcttccaatttcaattttataTTACTTTTTATGTGGAGCCGCCTCTTCATGtcaaatcatataaaaacacGGTTCCTATTTATTTTAGTTAAGGCTAATTTATACGCCTCCTATTAATACTGTATAAGaacaattaaatattaaattcaatcaccaaaattaattattaatataaaatatatattaacaataaattaaataatacatatttatatacaaatatataataattaattttaatatataaataatataataataaaatataataaaaattagataattaattttttatcttgtatttaaattaatactaattaaatctattttttatttaaagtattaGTCTCTTAATATTTTCTAAGGTAATATTGCCATTCAGTGGCAAAAAATTGCTTATTCGAGGAGATTAGGACAAGAGAATATTTACCATGCCTAAGAATTTGTTCATAAATTGTGCTTGCATATATACTTATATGCATTTACTATTTTGATACCACCCTTCATAAGGCTATAATGAATTAGATAAAGAGATTGAAGATATTGTGCTTCAACTTTGGGTAAGAACCAATAATAAAAGGGAAGAgcaagcaaacaaacataaattTCTACAAATATTTGACATCATTACACTCCTAtgcttattaatatttttattttaaaaatcatatattCTTTTGTTCCGTCTCCTGGCATATGATTAACAATTTGCATATGGTTCAATGCATGGAATAATATTGGAAACTGCTATCATATTTATAACTTTAAATAGCAATAGTAACTTATGTAAAATGACCATAGTAGTGGGAATTTCACTTAAAatacttcttttttttaaaatacatctAAATTATTGATGAGACAACCAATCATTTTTCCTACCAAAAAAGGCAACTGTTTCACATTAAATGATATAACTAGTTCTGTTTGTACTTATATCTTGTGTTTAAGAAGGTAAATTTTCTTATAAATGATTTAGATATTATactttattctttatttatttattattttgacatggtttaaaaaatattttgagaagCAAACATCTTGACACCTAAGATCTACCATAGTAGTTGGTTATTTACCAAGTATCATCAAGATATGATTCCACTTTGGAGCAATCATTTCAAATCATCTAAATGCAATATTAGTTACATGCAAAATATATTAGCAAAGACTGCTAAGTGGTGTAACACTGTAACAAAATGAGGACAACAGTGTAATAcaattatgaaattgttgttcggCACACAAATTATTATGGTAAGAAATAGTAACGAGAATGGGAATTGCaaaataatttacattttttggcATTATGATTTATGAGAGGAAATAATCAAGGCCATTTGGTGAACTCAAACACTTTGAATACAATTTCAATTCCAGTGGGAATCTGCCACACAAAGAGCAGAACGTTTAATGTATTCAATGCTATGTGAAGATTTCTAGCAGTTTCACTTCCTTTCTGCATTGGTGGTACTAAAGCTGCTGCCAGTGCCCACAGCACCGTAATACCTGGTGCATATAAATCAATAGTCACACATTTAATAGCCTAGTGTTGATTATTTTTGTAAGTTTTGTATCACGATCATTAACATTGTTATgtagattaaaaaatattttgtgttagttttattataattaattattattaatattaaactaataaaaaaataatttaagtaacATGTGACAAAAATAAAGTACCATAATATTGGTTTTTTCTGTAACACACTGGTAATACTACCAATTCTAATGCTTGATTAAATAATTAGGGAGATTCAGCGTGGAAAAAAAACACTAAGGTAATTAGGAGAATGAATCTTACCCATTAGAAGAGTACTAAGAGTCTAGAGAAATGATATAAATTACTTTTAGTTTAGAGTACAATGGAATGAACAATGGAAATAGATACTAGGAGGTTTAACTAGGAGCAATTTTTTTCCAACATTAAtcaattcttttaaatttaaattttaagtcctaaatctaaattttctaaattctaaatccttaAAAAATAAGaggtgaaaaataataattttaaataaaaaattagttatataattaaaattcattTCCTATAAGTCATACTATAATCAAATGGAAAACAGAATAGGTATAATAATTGGAATAATgatcaaattaattcttgaaaagtaaattattttttaaatttgcatAGAAAcatgttattaattaaattatttacgtTTATCGTTTTATCACTCTATTAATATTTCTAATAATGATTGATAATGTAAAATATTAATTGTCAGTATATAGAATATCTTATATATCTAATTAAACattgtatttataaaaattttaaaataaataaaaataaaagacaaaaaatattttgtgattaattTTATGTCCTTTTTATATActctattataattaattattgttaattttaaattaataaaaaaattatctagatAACATGTGTTATCTGTTACCTGCTCCTGCAAACAAATGTGGACCAGGGAAGAGTTTTCCTGTCCTAAGCCACGTGTTGACTCCACCTCCAACCGCTTCAAGCACCCCAAAACCCAGCAATATGGATCCTGCGTTGAAGTGCCTTTCCCTGTAAGACCCTTTCAGCAGCTCCTTCCTCTCATCAGTGAGTTGCTGAATTTTCACTTGAACCGGGGACGGAGCTGCCTCCACCTCCACAGGATTGCCGTCAGGGGTGACAGGAGCAGGTTTGACTTCTTTCTTGAGCTCGTTAATCTCATTCTGGATTGTCCTTACCCGTCGCCATTGCCATCCTAAGTAACCTGCCCACAATGTATAAAAGAACAATCCACCCAATACAATGGGGTGTATGAGAGCAAAGGTTCTTCCTTCCAATATTTCGAATTCTCCTCCGACAGCAAGCGCATCCTGTGGTTGCAGCAAGAATGGTAATGTGATTGTGCTGAGGGAAACAGAGGCACGCTTGACAACAGTGGAATAAGAGTCTTTTAATTTTGGGACATCCAATGTTGCGGAGATGGGAGCAAGTGCACTCTGGCGTCCCCTACTGCTACAATGACAATGATAACCAACCGTTGGAAGCCTCACAAGTGTCAACGTGGCGGCCATACTCTCTGTCTCTCAGCAATGCACGCGACTTCTTGATTTCTTCGGACTCAGAATGACAAAGGAAAACATGTAGAGAAGTACATGGTTGAGATTTGCACACGAGATACATAAGAAGATAAGTAATTTGTGCCACACATTATAACTTTTTGGGATCTCTCCACTTCAATAACGTCTATAATTAAGAAGTTGTCTACTACTCTCCTATAGTATAAAATCATTCAACTGACCCATACATTCACCAAAGACCAAACCACTCTAAAATATGATAGAGTACTATGACTTGGGCCTCTAGGCCCTGGTTACTAAAACAATCATtctatcaaaaagaaaaaaaaattgacgtGTTTAGGAACACTTTTTTTTCTGTATAAATTAAGTTAGATTGGTTTAGTGAACTCAATAACATAGCTGGTTATTAAATAGTGGTAGAAGTAGTCATGTAAATCCAATTTTTATACATAATTTGTAGTACACACGTTTTACAAGCGTAAaaaaacgttggtatcagcaaaatttCATTCTTGCAAAAAAGAAAGTTGGAAAACACACATTTTTCTCCTAGTTCTTCTCAACACAAATGTAAAATAAATCAAGTCAAAATATATTGACCGAAAAAAATATTTGTACCGtaaataataaatacaataaTACCTTTATTACAAAAATAACAACCTCATGGCATGTTTTCTTCatctttaaatttctttgttGAACTCATTCATAGAAGAAtgatttgtttttctttatttaaattatttcatTTTATGTACTATATATAATTTGCTTCCAATgaatagtgtaaaaaatatttagtCTAAAATAGACTTTTCACCCCTAACCAATGTGCTTTTTGCCCTCAATGAAATGGTATTTGGCTTCTATTAAAATGTTTTGTTATCATATCCCTACAGTTTCACACAACTCAAAATATTCATTCTTTAAATTTCTTATTCTCTAAACTTTTCTCGTTGAACTCATTCATGGAAGAAtgatttgtttttctttatttaaatgaTTTCATTTTAtgtactatatatataatttgcttTCAACGGatagtgtaaaaaatatttagtCTAAAATAGACCTTTTCACCACTATATGTGTGTatttttaaaccattttaaaagttaaaaaccaAACTAATTTATGAAACCAATTTGACCAAAATAGGTCATACTTCGTTTAggaaatattaaaatttggacAACTCGAATTACTTTTTGTTTTGTAAATTATTATATGCTAAATAGG contains:
- the LOC112695278 gene encoding protein CONSERVED ONLY IN THE GREEN LINEAGE 160, chloroplastic; its protein translation is MAILSYLTVTAAATPMSPESPGSAPLPEQPKQTKVILPKKKPMKWSTGVAPGDYGGPPTTTKLRKYWGGEEKDPLASNDFMWNKDFVGRFKRLIQDPQPAPLTPPKEEPSGFLSLNRVMSLDSLEVDLSKELSTPVNRTLNQQIEEETDVTKSKRVIWKLAPTRREQEKWDRATKAATGGSDVMFREIRRPREDPEVLAAKSQEQYNKLKTKLQFLTLGIGGVGLVSAYVSYSPEIAASFGAGLLGSLAYIRMLGSSVDSLKTDGSKALIKGAIGQPRLLVPVILVMVYNRWNSILVPEFGSMHLELIPMLVGFFTYKIATFVQAIEDALTVAVKKT
- the LOC112695279 gene encoding uncharacterized protein, with the protein product MAATLTLVRLPTVGYHCHCSSRGRQSALAPISATLDVPKLKDSYSTVVKRASVSLSTITLPFLLQPQDALAVGGEFEILEGRTFALIHPIVLGGLFFYTLWAGYLGWQWRRVRTIQNEINELKKEVKPAPVTPDGNPVEVEAAPSPVQVKIQQLTDERKELLKGSYRERHFNAGSILLGFGVLEAVGGGVNTWLRTGKLFPGPHLFAGAGITVLWALAAALVPPMQKGSETARNLHIALNTLNVLLFVWQIPTGIEIVFKVFEFTKWP